The Ornithinimicrobium faecis genome includes a window with the following:
- a CDS encoding YdeI/OmpD-associated family protein: protein MTITFEAQTQRIGDRLIVPLPQEASQELPSRGQVAVEAELNGHSRTMVLEPDGRKGHWVAVDEALQEALSLTDGASVTGQLTPTKAWPEPQLPSDLDAALADAPELAETWASLTPMARWEWVRWVQSTRSPQTRERRVEVTISKLEDGKRRPCCFDLSSCTDPELSRSGKLIEVG, encoded by the coding sequence ATGACCATCACCTTCGAGGCACAGACGCAGCGCATCGGCGACCGGCTCATCGTGCCGTTGCCGCAGGAGGCCAGCCAGGAGTTGCCCTCTCGCGGTCAGGTCGCGGTCGAGGCCGAGCTCAACGGCCACAGCCGCACGATGGTGCTCGAGCCAGACGGTCGCAAGGGCCACTGGGTCGCGGTCGACGAGGCACTCCAGGAGGCCCTGTCCCTGACCGACGGCGCCAGCGTCACCGGTCAGCTCACGCCGACCAAGGCCTGGCCCGAGCCACAGCTGCCCAGCGACCTCGACGCTGCCCTGGCCGATGCCCCCGAGCTCGCCGAGACGTGGGCCAGCCTGACCCCGATGGCCCGCTGGGAGTGGGTGCGCTGGGTCCAGTCGACCCGCAGCCCGCAGACGCGCGAGCGCCGCGTCGAGGTCACCATCTCCAAGTTGGAGGACGGCAAGCGACGCCCCTGCTGCTTCGACCTCTCCTCCTGCACCGACCCTGAGCTCTCCAGGAGCGGCAAGCTCATCGAGGTCGGGTGA
- a CDS encoding MFS transporter, which yields MTQPAPAPDTRGLRAIVTTDSLASGPPASVAAAGSPEGSLATLPDTTARTENWILALVTLTVLMVSSSGTILSIAVPVVVRQFEASALASTWLLLAPGLVSTVLLVTFGRLADTFGRRSMFQAGLILFGVSAVLIGFAPSVEVVLALLALQAVADAMLLCNTGAIVASVFTGARLNFAMGIYLAGVSVAQLLGPVLGGFAADVMGWRWIFWIQVPLCVVCVVLGAFLLGKLPPRAPREGRIDLLGAFAILVFLASLLIALSFVQNEGFLHVSVLAGLAVALAVVPVLVWVERRAVDPILPIALFGNAQFRLANLAGLVAVMPRFTAAILVGLYFQVVMGDSPVDAGLKIIPLAVGVTIGSVVASRCAMALGDRRAAVFSVVPTILALLALLPTLLFELDYATVVVPLLVLGLGIGVFSTLNSAMIIGCAPQSEVGVVNGVRLTVMGIGGSVATAVSLFLATSLLPAHARSSFYEATLGSEHFDNLKLGFVAVFVMMIVTSALSAVFTARITDEDRVPAEVET from the coding sequence TTGACCCAGCCCGCCCCTGCGCCAGACACCCGCGGGCTCCGAGCCATCGTCACGACGGACTCCCTGGCGTCGGGTCCCCCGGCTTCCGTGGCGGCGGCGGGGTCACCGGAGGGGTCGCTGGCGACGTTGCCGGACACGACGGCCCGGACCGAGAACTGGATCCTCGCCCTCGTCACCCTGACGGTGCTGATGGTGTCGTCGTCGGGGACGATCCTGAGCATCGCGGTCCCGGTCGTGGTGCGGCAGTTCGAGGCGAGCGCGCTGGCCTCGACCTGGCTGCTGTTGGCGCCCGGCCTGGTCAGCACGGTCCTGTTGGTGACCTTCGGGCGGCTCGCGGACACCTTCGGTCGGCGCAGCATGTTCCAGGCCGGGCTGATCCTGTTCGGCGTCAGTGCGGTGCTGATCGGTTTCGCCCCGTCGGTCGAGGTCGTCCTGGCCCTGCTGGCGCTGCAGGCGGTGGCGGACGCCATGTTGTTGTGCAACACGGGAGCGATCGTCGCCTCGGTGTTCACCGGCGCCCGGCTGAACTTTGCGATGGGGATCTATCTCGCCGGGGTCTCGGTGGCGCAGCTGCTCGGGCCGGTGCTCGGCGGTTTCGCGGCCGACGTCATGGGCTGGCGCTGGATCTTCTGGATCCAGGTCCCCCTGTGTGTTGTGTGCGTGGTGCTCGGTGCCTTCCTGCTGGGCAAACTGCCTCCCCGAGCTCCCCGCGAGGGCCGGATCGACCTGCTCGGGGCGTTCGCGATCCTGGTCTTCCTCGCCTCACTGCTGATCGCTCTCTCCTTTGTCCAGAACGAGGGCTTCCTGCACGTCAGCGTGTTGGCCGGGCTGGCCGTGGCCCTGGCCGTCGTGCCGGTCCTGGTCTGGGTCGAGCGCCGGGCGGTCGACCCCATCCTGCCGATCGCGTTGTTCGGCAACGCCCAGTTCCGCCTGGCCAACCTGGCTGGCCTGGTCGCGGTCATGCCCCGCTTCACGGCCGCGATCCTCGTGGGCCTGTACTTCCAGGTCGTCATGGGCGACTCGCCAGTGGACGCGGGACTGAAGATCATCCCCCTCGCGGTCGGCGTCACGATCGGCTCGGTCGTGGCCAGCCGGTGTGCCATGGCGCTCGGGGACCGGCGAGCTGCCGTGTTCAGCGTCGTCCCCACCATCCTGGCGCTGCTCGCACTGCTGCCGACCCTGCTCTTCGAGCTCGACTACGCCACCGTCGTCGTGCCCCTGCTGGTGCTCGGCCTGGGCATCGGTGTCTTCTCCACACTCAACTCGGCAATGATCATCGGCTGCGCCCCGCAGAGCGAGGTCGGCGTCGTCAACGGCGTCCGGCTCACGGTGATGGGCATCGGCGGCTCGGTCGCCACCGCGGTCAGCCTGTTCCTGGCAACCAGCCTGCTGCCAGCGCACGCGCGATCATCGTTCTATGAGGCGACGCTGGGCAGTGAGCACTTCGACAATCTCAAGCTGGGTTTCGTGGCGGTTTTCGTCATGATGATCGTCACCAGCGCACTGAGCGCGGTGTTCACCGCCCGGATCACGGACGAGGACCGGGTCCCAGCAGAGGTGGAGACATGA
- a CDS encoding electron transfer flavoprotein subunit alpha/FixB family protein, which produces MTEVLVLVDHVDGAVRKTTGELLTAARRLGEPSAVFVGSGFDSAREDLARFGAVKVYRIEDPAVTDHLVAPTAEILAQLVSHTSPAAVLIPSTAEGKEIAARLAIKTESGLITDAIDVQAGGDGVQTLQSAFAASFTVTSTVTRGTPIITVKPNSVAAEEISAPAADDVVTISLSEQATAAKIVDRKEKAASGRPQLTEAAIVVSGGRGTGGDFNPVEAFADSLGAAVGASRAAVDAGWYPHANQVGQTGVQVSPQLYVAAGISGAIQHRAGMQTSKTIVAVNKDPEAPIFELVDYGIVGDLFAVLPQATEAVIARKS; this is translated from the coding sequence ATGACTGAAGTTCTGGTGCTGGTCGACCACGTCGACGGCGCAGTGCGCAAGACCACCGGTGAGCTGCTCACGGCAGCGCGCCGCCTCGGTGAGCCGTCGGCCGTCTTCGTGGGGTCCGGTTTCGACTCCGCCCGCGAGGACCTGGCGCGCTTCGGCGCGGTCAAGGTCTATCGGATCGAGGACCCAGCGGTGACCGACCACCTGGTGGCCCCCACGGCCGAGATCCTGGCGCAGCTCGTGTCCCACACCAGCCCCGCCGCGGTGCTGATCCCGTCCACCGCCGAGGGCAAGGAGATTGCGGCCCGGCTGGCGATCAAGACCGAGTCCGGCCTGATCACCGACGCCATCGACGTGCAGGCAGGCGGTGACGGTGTGCAGACGCTGCAGTCCGCCTTCGCCGCCTCCTTCACAGTCACCTCCACGGTGACCCGTGGAACGCCGATCATCACGGTAAAGCCCAACTCCGTTGCCGCCGAGGAGATCTCGGCTCCTGCTGCGGACGACGTCGTGACGATCTCGCTGTCCGAGCAGGCCACCGCCGCGAAGATCGTGGACCGCAAGGAGAAGGCCGCTTCCGGTCGCCCGCAGCTGACCGAGGCCGCGATCGTGGTCTCTGGTGGTCGTGGCACCGGCGGTGACTTCAACCCGGTCGAGGCGTTCGCTGACTCTCTCGGTGCAGCCGTTGGTGCCTCCCGCGCCGCCGTCGACGCCGGGTGGTATCCGCACGCCAACCAGGTCGGACAGACCGGCGTGCAGGTCTCCCCTCAGCTCTATGTCGCCGCCGGCATCTCCGGTGCCATCCAGCACCGCGCCGGCATGCAGACCTCCAAGACGATCGTCGCGGTCAACAAGGACCCCGAGGCCCCAATCTTCGAGCTGGTCGACTACGGCATCGTCGGCGACCTCTTCGCGGTCCTGCCCCAGGCGACCGAGGCCGTGATCGCGCGGAAGAGTTGA
- a CDS encoding electron transfer flavoprotein subunit beta/FixA family protein, producing the protein MHIVVCVKHVPDAQSDRSFEPDHTTDREAVDGLLSELDEYAVETALSVSEAGDGGEVSVLTIGPDDAADAIKKALQMGADRGVHILDDAIAGSDAPATSLILAEAIKKIGPVDLVITGMASTDGTMGVLPAMLAERLGLPQATHASELTLSDSGVQIRRDGDTASETIEASLPAVVSVTDRINEPRYPSFKGIMAAKKKPVDTWSLADLGVDAGQVGIDAAWTRVLEVSARPPRAAGQVVTDEGEGGTALAQFLATHKFA; encoded by the coding sequence ATGCACATCGTTGTCTGTGTCAAGCACGTGCCGGACGCACAGTCCGACCGGAGTTTCGAGCCCGACCACACGACCGACCGGGAGGCCGTGGACGGCCTGCTCTCCGAGCTGGATGAGTATGCCGTGGAGACGGCCCTGTCTGTGAGCGAGGCGGGGGACGGTGGTGAGGTGAGCGTCCTGACCATCGGTCCGGACGACGCCGCCGACGCGATCAAGAAGGCCCTGCAGATGGGCGCCGACAGGGGCGTGCACATCCTGGACGACGCGATCGCCGGATCCGACGCCCCCGCGACCTCGCTGATCCTGGCCGAGGCCATCAAGAAGATTGGTCCGGTCGATCTGGTGATCACCGGCATGGCCTCCACCGACGGCACGATGGGGGTGCTGCCCGCGATGTTGGCGGAGCGACTCGGACTCCCCCAGGCCACGCACGCCTCCGAACTGACCCTGAGCGACAGTGGGGTCCAGATCCGTCGGGACGGCGACACCGCGAGCGAGACCATCGAGGCCTCGCTGCCCGCCGTGGTGTCGGTGACCGACCGGATCAACGAGCCTCGTTATCCCTCCTTCAAGGGGATCATGGCCGCCAAGAAGAAGCCGGTGGACACCTGGTCCCTGGCCGACCTCGGCGTCGACGCCGGCCAGGTCGGGATCGACGCCGCCTGGACCCGGGTGCTCGAGGTCTCGGCCCGCCCGCCCCGCGCCGCCGGACAGGTCGTCACCGACGAGGGCGAGGGCGGCACAGCCCTGGCCCAGTTCCTGGCGACCCACAAGTTCGCCTGA